A genomic stretch from Chrysiogenia bacterium includes:
- a CDS encoding acetyl-CoA carboxylase biotin carboxylase subunit has product MFKKVLIANRGEIALRVIKTCKKMGIATVAVYSDADAEAPFAKEADEAHHIGGSQAAESYLNAAKILQVAKQSGAEAVHPGYGFLSENTHFAAECKESGIVFIGPSSHAIEHMGDKATARTLMEKAGVPCVPGSDATLEDAEEAKKVAAKIGYPVLLKASAGGGGIGMVPVPSEDKMEKAFETASSRALKAFGSGAMYIEKLIQNPHHIEVQVMGDTHGNVVHFFERECSIQRRNQKVIEESPAPLYKKLEGGEAMLEKLYETAVAAAKSVEYDNAGTIEFIADDDGNYYFIEMNTRLQVEHGVTELVTGTDLVELQLRVAAGEELPIKQSDIKRKGAAIECRICAENPKKMWFPAPGKIEEYTLPEGEGVRVDNGVNAGYTITPFYDSMVAKLLAYGETRDQALDRAYDALGNYKIVGLTTNLAAHRRIIRDEKFRAGVYTTAFLEGIDWKNEELEEL; this is encoded by the coding sequence ATGTTCAAGAAAGTCCTGATCGCCAACCGCGGCGAAATTGCGCTGCGCGTCATCAAGACCTGCAAAAAAATGGGGATCGCCACCGTGGCAGTCTATTCCGACGCCGATGCCGAGGCCCCCTTTGCCAAGGAAGCCGACGAGGCCCACCACATCGGCGGCTCGCAGGCGGCCGAGAGCTATCTCAATGCAGCCAAGATCCTCCAGGTGGCCAAGCAATCGGGCGCCGAGGCGGTCCATCCGGGCTACGGTTTCCTCTCGGAGAACACCCACTTCGCCGCCGAGTGCAAGGAATCGGGCATCGTCTTCATCGGCCCGTCCTCCCACGCGATCGAGCACATGGGTGACAAGGCCACGGCCCGCACCCTGATGGAGAAGGCCGGCGTGCCCTGCGTGCCCGGTTCGGACGCCACCCTCGAAGATGCCGAGGAGGCCAAGAAGGTCGCCGCGAAGATCGGCTACCCGGTCCTTCTCAAGGCCAGCGCCGGCGGCGGCGGCATCGGCATGGTACCCGTGCCCAGCGAGGACAAGATGGAGAAGGCCTTCGAGACGGCCAGCTCCCGCGCGCTCAAGGCCTTCGGTTCGGGCGCGATGTACATCGAAAAGCTCATTCAGAACCCCCACCACATCGAAGTGCAGGTGATGGGCGACACCCACGGCAACGTGGTCCACTTCTTCGAGCGCGAGTGCTCCATCCAGCGCCGCAACCAGAAGGTCATCGAAGAGAGCCCGGCGCCGCTCTACAAGAAGCTCGAGGGCGGCGAGGCCATGCTGGAAAAACTCTACGAGACCGCCGTCGCGGCGGCCAAGTCGGTGGAGTATGACAACGCCGGCACGATCGAGTTCATCGCCGACGATGACGGCAACTACTACTTCATCGAAATGAACACCCGCCTGCAGGTCGAGCACGGCGTGACCGAGCTGGTCACCGGCACCGACCTCGTGGAGCTGCAGCTTCGCGTGGCCGCCGGCGAAGAGCTGCCCATCAAGCAGTCGGACATCAAGCGCAAGGGCGCGGCCATCGAGTGCCGTATCTGCGCGGAGAACCCCAAGAAGATGTGGTTCCCGGCGCCCGGCAAGATCGAGGAATACACCCTGCCCGAGGGCGAGGGCGTGCGCGTCGACAACGGCGTGAACGCGGGCTACACGATCACGCCCTTCTATGATTCCATGGTCGCCAAGCTGCTCGCCTACGGCGAGACTCGCGACCAGGCCCTCGACCGCGCCTACGACGCGCTGGGCAACTACAAGATCGTCGGCCTCACGACGAACCTCGCAGCCCACCGCCGCATCATCCGCGACGAGAAGTTCCGCGCGGGCGTCTACACCACCGCCTTCCTCGAGGGCATCGACTGGAAAAACGAGGAGCTCGAAGAGCTCTGA
- a CDS encoding enoyl-CoA hydratase/isomerase family protein — protein MEIPPFEDLIYEVDGHVCTLTMNRPQKKNALSPNLVNELIVALETARDDAEVRVIVLTGAGDCFCSGGDLGGMGKKSDVPQRGGFVELNLAMQQIGKPVIAKVRKYALAGGLGLMCACQFAIAEQSATFGTPEIDRGIFPMMIMANIFRAVPRRKGLELIFLGERIDAAAAENMGLITHAVPDDQLDSAVAELAEKLASKSPVIMKLGLEAFYKQSDMAIEDSLPYLNDMLQKCFATDDAKEGIMAFMQKRKPVWKGK, from the coding sequence ATGGAAATCCCCCCGTTCGAGGATCTCATCTACGAAGTCGACGGCCACGTGTGCACGCTCACCATGAACCGGCCGCAGAAGAAGAACGCGCTCTCGCCGAACCTGGTCAACGAGCTCATCGTTGCGCTCGAGACCGCGCGCGACGATGCCGAGGTCCGGGTCATCGTACTCACCGGCGCGGGCGACTGCTTCTGCTCGGGCGGCGATCTGGGAGGCATGGGCAAGAAGAGCGACGTTCCCCAGCGCGGGGGCTTCGTCGAGCTGAACCTGGCCATGCAGCAGATCGGCAAGCCGGTGATTGCGAAGGTCCGGAAGTATGCGCTCGCCGGCGGCCTGGGGCTCATGTGCGCCTGCCAGTTCGCCATCGCCGAGCAGAGCGCCACCTTCGGCACGCCGGAGATCGACCGCGGCATCTTCCCCATGATGATCATGGCCAACATCTTCCGCGCCGTGCCCCGCCGCAAGGGTTTGGAGCTCATCTTCCTGGGCGAGCGCATCGATGCCGCCGCGGCCGAGAACATGGGCCTCATCACCCACGCCGTCCCCGACGATCAATTGGACAGCGCCGTCGCCGAACTCGCCGAAAAACTCGCGAGCAAGTCGCCGGTCATCATGAAGCTCGGCCTCGAGGCCTTCTACAAGCAGTCCGACATGGCCATCGAGGATTCGCTGCCCTACCTCAACGACATGCTGCAGAAATGCTTCGCCACCGACGACGCAAAGGAAGGCATCATGGCCTTCATGCAAAAGCGCAAGCCGGTGTGGAAGGGCAAATAA